In a single window of the Bacillus mycoides genome:
- the fapR gene encoding transcription factor FapR → MKKRRSKKERQELLQQTIETNPFITDEDLAEKFQVSIQTVRLDRMELSIPELRERIKYVATKQHEEDVKSLPLEEVVGEIIDIELDRHAISIFEVKVEHVFKRNQIARGHHLFAQANSLAVAVIDEELALTAKSTIRYIRPVKLGERVVAKVRVEDVENDKGRTVVKVRSFVGEELVFTGTFEMYRSSNYSEEGNNL, encoded by the coding sequence ATGAAAAAAAGAAGAAGTAAAAAAGAAAGACAAGAATTATTACAACAAACAATAGAAACGAATCCTTTTATAACGGATGAAGATTTAGCGGAAAAATTTCAAGTGAGCATACAAACTGTTCGTCTTGATCGTATGGAATTATCTATTCCTGAATTAAGAGAACGAATTAAGTATGTGGCTACAAAACAACATGAAGAAGATGTGAAATCTTTACCGTTAGAAGAGGTTGTCGGAGAAATTATTGATATAGAATTAGATAGACATGCGATTTCTATCTTTGAAGTAAAGGTAGAACATGTATTTAAAAGAAATCAAATTGCTCGTGGGCATCATTTGTTTGCACAAGCAAACTCACTAGCTGTTGCGGTTATTGATGAAGAATTAGCTTTAACTGCAAAGTCCACCATTCGATATATTCGTCCTGTAAAATTAGGAGAGCGTGTTGTTGCAAAAGTACGTGTTGAAGATGTAGAGAATGATAAAGGACGGACGGTTGTCAAAGTGCGTAGTTTTGTTGGAGAAGAACTTGTCTTTACAGGCACTTTTGAAATGTATCGATCTAGTAATTATAGTGAGGAAGGTAACAACTTATGA
- the plsX gene encoding phosphate acyltransferase PlsX: MKIAIDAMGGDHAPKAVVLGAMKAIKEYSDLHITLVGKEEGIRQYLTSEERITILHTDEKIESTDEPVRAVRRKKQASMVLAAQQVKDGVADACISAGSTGALMAAGLFVVGRMEGIERPALSPTMPTVDGEGFVMLDVGANVDAKPIHLYQYAVMGSVYAEKVRGIKNPRVGLLNVGTEDGKGNELSKQVFAMLKDAPINFVGNVESRDLLQGVADVVVCDGFTGNVALKSLEGTALALFSMLKEQLMSSFTSKLAAAVLKPKLMVLKDKMDYSEYGGAALFGLKAPVIKAHGSSNDQSIFSAIRQTREMVAKEVIPTISSVMEKEPLQ; this comes from the coding sequence ATGAAAATCGCAATAGATGCAATGGGCGGCGATCATGCACCAAAGGCTGTAGTATTAGGAGCAATGAAAGCTATTAAGGAATACTCAGATTTACATATTACGTTAGTAGGGAAAGAAGAGGGAATTCGTCAATATTTAACGAGTGAAGAGCGAATTACTATACTTCATACGGACGAAAAAATTGAATCGACAGACGAACCAGTAAGAGCGGTTCGTCGAAAAAAACAAGCTTCAATGGTACTAGCGGCGCAGCAAGTAAAAGACGGCGTAGCGGATGCTTGTATATCAGCAGGTAGTACAGGAGCTTTGATGGCAGCTGGATTGTTTGTTGTTGGTCGTATGGAAGGAATTGAACGACCAGCTTTATCACCTACAATGCCAACTGTTGATGGAGAAGGTTTTGTTATGTTAGATGTTGGAGCCAACGTTGATGCAAAACCAATTCATTTATATCAATATGCAGTAATGGGCTCTGTTTACGCAGAGAAGGTAAGAGGAATTAAAAATCCACGCGTTGGACTTTTAAACGTTGGAACAGAGGATGGTAAAGGAAACGAGCTTTCAAAACAAGTCTTTGCTATGCTCAAGGATGCACCAATTAATTTCGTTGGAAACGTTGAATCAAGAGATTTATTGCAAGGTGTAGCAGACGTTGTTGTATGTGATGGTTTTACGGGTAATGTAGCGCTAAAATCATTAGAAGGAACAGCACTTGCGTTATTCTCTATGTTAAAAGAACAATTAATGAGTTCGTTTACGAGCAAATTAGCAGCAGCGGTATTAAAACCAAAACTTATGGTATTGAAAGATAAAATGGATTATTCGGAGTATGGGGGAGCGGCGTTGTTTGGATTGAAAGCTCCTGTCATTAAGGCTCACGGTTCTTCTAATGACCAATCGATATTTAGTGCGATTCGTCAAACGAGAGAAATGGTAGCGAAAGAAGTAATTCCTACAATTTCAAGTGTAATGGAGAAGGAGCCGCTTCAATAA
- the fabD gene encoding ACP S-malonyltransferase encodes MGKIAFLFPGQGSQAVGMGRQLAENNKEVAKVFAKADEVLHDSLSEVIFEGPQEKLTLTTNAQPALLTTSFAILTALKEYDITPDFVAGHSLGEYSALVAAGALTFEDAVYAVRKRGEYMEEAVPGGEGAMAAILGADPDMLKRVTEEVTSEGYAVQIANMNSTKQIVISGTKQGVELASQRAKENGAKRAIPLKVSGPFHSSLMKPAAEKFQSVLNEITIQDTNIPVIANVTADVITRGTDIQAKLIEQLYSPVLWYPSIEYMVNQGVDTFIEIGPGKVLAGLMKSIDSSVKAYAVYDEETLKDTISNLRGES; translated from the coding sequence ATGGGAAAAATAGCATTTCTTTTTCCGGGCCAAGGTTCACAGGCAGTTGGAATGGGTAGACAGTTAGCGGAGAATAATAAAGAGGTTGCGAAAGTGTTTGCAAAAGCGGATGAGGTTTTGCATGATTCTCTTTCAGAAGTGATTTTTGAAGGACCGCAAGAAAAGTTAACATTAACGACAAATGCGCAGCCGGCACTATTAACAACGAGCTTTGCAATTTTAACAGCTTTGAAGGAGTATGATATTACACCTGATTTTGTCGCAGGACATAGTTTAGGTGAATATAGCGCTCTTGTAGCTGCTGGTGCATTAACATTCGAAGACGCTGTATATGCTGTAAGGAAACGCGGGGAATATATGGAAGAAGCTGTTCCAGGCGGGGAAGGTGCAATGGCAGCTATTTTAGGTGCGGATCCGGATATGCTGAAACGAGTTACAGAAGAAGTAACAAGTGAAGGATATGCAGTACAAATTGCTAATATGAATAGTACGAAGCAAATTGTTATTTCTGGAACAAAGCAAGGAGTAGAACTCGCTTCTCAAAGAGCGAAAGAAAATGGTGCTAAAAGAGCAATTCCGCTCAAAGTAAGTGGACCGTTTCATTCCTCGCTTATGAAACCAGCTGCTGAGAAATTCCAAAGTGTTTTAAATGAAATTACAATTCAAGACACGAATATTCCTGTTATTGCAAATGTTACGGCAGATGTTATTACGCGTGGTACAGATATTCAAGCAAAGCTAATTGAACAGCTCTATTCGCCTGTATTATGGTACCCATCTATTGAGTATATGGTGAATCAAGGGGTAGATACATTTATTGAAATCGGACCTGGAAAAGTACTTGCTGGTCTTATGAAGTCGATTGATTCTTCAGTGAAAGCATATGCGGTATATGATGAAGAGACATTAAAAGATACCATTTCAAATTTGAGAGGAGAAAGCTGA
- the fabG gene encoding 3-oxoacyl-[acyl-carrier-protein] reductase, with amino-acid sequence MLKGKVALVTGASRGIGRAIAIDLAKQGANVVVNYAGNEQKANEVVDEIKKLGSDAIAVRADVANADDVTAMVKQTVDTFGQVDILVNNAGVTKDNLLMRMKEEEWDTVINTNLKGVFLCTKAVSRYMMRQRHGRIINIASVVGVTGNPGQANYVAAKAGVIGLTKTSAKELASRNITVNAIAPGFIATDMTDVLDENIKAEMLKLIPAAQFGEAQDIANTVTFFASDQSKYVTGQTLNVDGGMVM; translated from the coding sequence ATGTTAAAAGGGAAAGTAGCATTAGTAACTGGTGCTTCACGTGGGATTGGTCGTGCGATTGCTATTGATTTAGCGAAACAAGGGGCAAATGTTGTAGTAAATTATGCTGGTAATGAGCAAAAGGCGAATGAAGTAGTTGATGAAATAAAGAAATTAGGTTCAGATGCCATTGCAGTAAGAGCAGATGTTGCAAATGCTGATGATGTTACTGCAATGGTGAAACAAACTGTAGATACGTTTGGACAAGTTGATATTCTTGTAAATAACGCTGGTGTAACAAAAGATAATTTATTAATGCGTATGAAAGAAGAAGAATGGGATACAGTTATTAATACAAACTTAAAAGGTGTTTTCTTATGTACGAAAGCAGTATCGCGCTATATGATGCGTCAACGTCATGGACGTATTATTAATATCGCTTCTGTTGTTGGTGTAACAGGAAACCCAGGACAAGCAAATTATGTTGCTGCTAAAGCTGGTGTAATTGGATTAACAAAAACATCAGCAAAAGAATTAGCGAGCCGAAATATTACTGTAAATGCAATTGCTCCAGGGTTTATTGCAACTGATATGACGGATGTATTAGATGAAAATATAAAAGCCGAAATGTTAAAATTAATTCCTGCAGCTCAGTTTGGAGAAGCACAAGATATCGCAAATACTGTAACGTTTTTTGCTTCTGATCAAAGTAAATATGTTACAGGTCAAACGTTAAATGTTGATGGCGGTATGGTAATGTAA
- the acpP gene encoding acyl carrier protein encodes MADVLERVTKIVVDRLGVEETEVVPAASFKEDLGADSLDVVELVMQLEDEFEMEISDEDAEKIATVGDAVTYIESHL; translated from the coding sequence ATGGCAGATGTTTTAGAGCGTGTAACCAAAATTGTCGTTGATCGTTTAGGAGTAGAAGAAACTGAAGTAGTACCAGCTGCAAGCTTCAAAGAAGATTTAGGCGCAGACTCCCTAGATGTAGTAGAACTTGTAATGCAATTAGAAGATGAATTCGAAATGGAAATTTCTGATGAAGATGCTGAAAAGATTGCTACTGTTGGCGATGCTGTGACTTACATAGAGAGTCATCTATAA
- the rncS gene encoding ribonuclease III — protein sequence MPYRKHREKKYEAKYREAFKVFQEEIGITFTDEKLLIQAFTHSSYVNEHRKKPHEDNERLEFLGDAVLELTVSQYLFQKYPTMSEGELTKLRAAIVCEPSLVRFANEMSFGSLVLLGKGEEMTGGRERPALLADVFEAFIGALYLDQGLETVWGYLKEVVYPKINEGAFSHVMDYKSQLQELIQRDGSGNVEYQILQEKGPAHNREFVSRVTLNNEALGLGSGKSKKEAEQQAAAEALKKLKEQS from the coding sequence ATGCCGTACCGAAAACATAGAGAAAAAAAATACGAAGCAAAATATCGTGAAGCATTTAAAGTATTTCAAGAAGAGATAGGTATTACGTTTACAGATGAAAAATTATTGATTCAAGCGTTTACGCATTCATCGTATGTGAATGAGCATCGAAAAAAACCGCATGAGGACAATGAGCGTCTTGAGTTTCTTGGCGATGCTGTATTGGAACTCACTGTATCACAGTATCTGTTTCAAAAATATCCGACAATGAGCGAAGGAGAGTTAACAAAACTACGTGCAGCTATTGTATGTGAGCCATCTCTTGTTCGTTTTGCAAACGAAATGTCATTTGGTAGCCTTGTTTTATTAGGGAAAGGTGAGGAAATGACGGGTGGACGTGAACGACCAGCTTTATTAGCGGATGTCTTTGAAGCGTTTATTGGTGCCCTTTATCTTGATCAAGGGCTAGAAACAGTTTGGGGATACTTAAAAGAAGTTGTATATCCAAAAATTAATGAAGGTGCTTTTTCTCATGTGATGGATTATAAGAGTCAATTGCAAGAATTGATTCAGCGTGATGGTAGTGGCAATGTTGAGTATCAAATTTTGCAAGAAAAAGGACCGGCCCACAACCGAGAATTTGTGTCCCGTGTAACTTTAAATAATGAGGCATTAGGTCTTGGAAGTGGTAAGTCAAAAAAAGAGGCAGAGCAACAAGCTGCTGCAGAAGCATTGAAAAAATTAAAAGAACAATCATGA
- the smc gene encoding chromosome segregation protein SMC — MFLKRLEIAGFKSFAERVSVDFVPGVTSVVGPNGSGKSNITDAIRWVLGEQSAKSLRGAKMEDIIFAGSDTRRAVNVAEVTLTLNNEDQRLPIEYNEVCVTRRVSRSGDSDFYINKQSCRLKDIIDLFMDSGMGREAFSIISQGKVEEILSSKSEERRGVFEEAAGVLKYKLRKKKAEGKLAETQENLNRVQDIIHELSSQVEPLERQASIAKDYLEKKEELEKVEAALIVHEIEELHEKWEALRNQFGHNKDEEAKMSANLQKSEEELEELRGQLQAVDESVNSLQEVLLLSSKELEKLEGQRELLKERKQNATTHCAQLEKLIVELTEKTTSYDGEIETSTEALMQFVNQVKELEKKLHDNEQLLATFAENLEEQIENLKGDYIELLNQQASLRNELSMIEEQSKQQNSKNERLDEENEKYVQMRVEITAKKAKLVDSYEQAREKIAGIISNIQKTETALGKCKSQYSENETKLYQAYQFVQQARSRKEMLEEMQEDYSGFYQGVREVLKARENRLQGIEGAVAELLTVPKEYEIAMEIALGAAMQHIVVQTEEHARNAIAFLKQNKHGRATFLPQAVIKSRSLSFDQLRIVNQHPSFVGVAAELVQYNNKYENVVSSLLGTVVVAKDLRGANELAKQLQYRYRIVTLEGDVVNPGGSMTGGAVKQAKSSLLGRQRELEEWTKKLTDMEEKTTKLENFVKAVKQEIQEKEVQIRELRQGVETERVDEQKLREEINRLELDEHRINDRLSIYDLEIEGFLQDQVKMQGRKEELEKILATLQAEIGELDSKIVVLTKQKSEQYSSKEKVQKEMTELKVQAAEQQQRLSNQKEKVERLTKEKEETDATLVKTKEDLAFLKQEMTSNSSGEEQITNMIEKKAYDRNQTSELIRSRREQRVSLQERVEHLERGVKETIGKHKYILEMLKDQEVKINRLDVELENRLQHLRETYTISFEAAKLKYTMMMPAEDARKKVKLIKLSIEELGAVNLGAIDEYERVAERHTFLLEQRDDLEEAKSTLHQLITEMDEEMKKRFSTTFEGIRTEFQSVFSELFGGGRADLVMTNPEDLLNTGIDIVAQPPGKKLQNLGLLSGGERALTAIALLFGILKVRPVPFCVLDEVEAALDEANVARFAQYLKKFSDETQFIVITHRKGTMEESDVLYGVTMQESGVSKLVSVRLDDGEELVASR; from the coding sequence GTGTTTTTAAAAAGATTAGAAATAGCAGGATTTAAGTCTTTTGCTGAGCGTGTATCTGTCGATTTTGTTCCAGGTGTAACTTCTGTAGTAGGACCTAACGGGAGCGGGAAAAGTAATATTACTGATGCAATTCGCTGGGTACTTGGTGAACAATCTGCAAAGTCATTACGCGGTGCAAAGATGGAGGATATTATTTTTGCCGGCAGTGATACGAGAAGAGCGGTTAATGTTGCTGAAGTTACATTAACTTTAAATAATGAAGACCAACGCTTACCGATTGAGTATAACGAGGTGTGTGTAACGCGTCGTGTATCTCGTTCGGGTGATAGTGATTTTTATATTAATAAACAATCTTGTAGATTAAAAGATATTATTGATTTATTTATGGACTCTGGTATGGGAAGGGAAGCTTTTTCGATTATTAGCCAGGGGAAAGTCGAAGAGATTTTGAGTAGCAAATCAGAAGAACGTCGTGGTGTATTTGAAGAAGCTGCGGGTGTGCTGAAATATAAACTTCGTAAAAAGAAAGCTGAAGGGAAATTGGCGGAAACACAAGAAAACTTAAATCGTGTACAAGATATTATTCACGAATTAAGTAGTCAAGTAGAACCACTAGAAAGACAAGCTTCTATTGCGAAAGATTATCTTGAGAAAAAAGAAGAATTAGAGAAAGTAGAAGCTGCGCTTATTGTACATGAAATTGAAGAATTACATGAAAAGTGGGAAGCGCTTCGAAATCAATTTGGGCATAATAAAGATGAAGAAGCTAAAATGTCGGCGAACTTACAAAAAAGTGAAGAAGAGCTTGAGGAATTACGCGGGCAATTACAAGCCGTTGATGAATCTGTAAATTCCTTACAAGAAGTTCTACTTCTGTCTAGTAAAGAACTAGAAAAACTAGAAGGGCAACGCGAGCTGTTAAAGGAAAGAAAGCAAAATGCAACGACACATTGTGCGCAGCTTGAAAAGCTAATTGTTGAGTTAACAGAGAAAACTACAAGTTATGATGGCGAAATTGAAACAAGTACAGAAGCTTTAATGCAATTTGTGAATCAAGTAAAAGAATTGGAGAAGAAATTGCATGATAACGAGCAATTACTTGCGACTTTTGCTGAGAATTTAGAGGAACAAATTGAGAATTTAAAAGGTGACTATATTGAACTTTTAAATCAACAAGCAAGTCTTCGTAATGAATTATCTATGATTGAAGAACAATCAAAACAGCAAAACTCTAAAAACGAACGACTTGATGAAGAAAATGAAAAGTATGTACAGATGCGTGTGGAAATTACAGCGAAAAAGGCGAAACTTGTAGACAGTTATGAGCAAGCGAGAGAGAAAATAGCTGGCATTATTTCTAACATACAGAAGACAGAAACGGCACTTGGGAAATGTAAGTCACAGTATAGTGAAAATGAAACGAAACTGTATCAAGCGTATCAATTTGTGCAACAGGCGCGCTCTCGGAAAGAAATGTTAGAAGAGATGCAAGAGGACTACTCTGGCTTCTATCAAGGGGTACGTGAAGTATTAAAGGCTAGAGAAAATAGACTACAAGGTATTGAGGGAGCTGTTGCAGAACTTCTGACTGTGCCGAAAGAATATGAAATCGCAATGGAAATCGCCCTTGGGGCAGCGATGCAACATATCGTAGTACAAACAGAAGAGCATGCTCGTAATGCAATTGCATTTTTAAAGCAAAATAAACATGGCCGTGCAACGTTTTTACCTCAAGCTGTTATTAAAAGCCGATCGCTATCATTTGATCAATTACGCATTGTGAATCAGCATCCATCGTTTGTCGGTGTAGCGGCAGAACTTGTGCAGTACAATAATAAATATGAGAATGTAGTTTCAAGTTTATTAGGTACAGTTGTTGTTGCGAAAGATTTACGCGGAGCAAATGAGTTAGCGAAACAACTGCAATACCGCTATCGTATTGTAACACTCGAAGGTGACGTAGTGAACCCGGGTGGTTCTATGACGGGTGGAGCTGTAAAACAGGCGAAATCCTCTTTATTGGGACGTCAACGTGAACTTGAAGAGTGGACTAAAAAACTAACTGACATGGAAGAAAAAACAACGAAGCTAGAAAACTTTGTTAAAGCAGTAAAGCAAGAGATTCAAGAAAAAGAAGTACAAATACGAGAGTTACGCCAAGGTGTAGAGACCGAACGTGTAGATGAACAGAAGCTAAGAGAAGAAATTAATCGTTTAGAATTAGATGAACATCGTATTAATGATCGTTTATCGATTTACGATTTAGAGATTGAAGGATTTTTACAAGATCAAGTAAAAATGCAAGGGCGCAAAGAAGAGTTAGAAAAGATTTTAGCGACTCTTCAAGCTGAGATTGGGGAATTAGATAGCAAAATCGTCGTTTTAACGAAACAAAAAAGTGAACAATATTCTTCAAAAGAAAAAGTTCAGAAGGAAATGACGGAGCTAAAAGTACAAGCTGCTGAACAACAACAACGTTTGTCTAATCAAAAAGAAAAAGTCGAACGATTGACGAAGGAAAAAGAAGAGACTGATGCGACGCTTGTAAAAACGAAAGAAGATTTAGCGTTCTTAAAGCAAGAGATGACATCTAATTCAAGTGGCGAAGAACAAATTACGAATATGATTGAGAAGAAAGCGTATGATCGTAATCAAACTTCGGAGTTAATTCGTTCTCGTCGTGAACAACGCGTATCATTGCAAGAAAGAGTCGAGCATTTAGAGCGCGGTGTGAAAGAAACAATAGGTAAACATAAATATATTCTTGAGATGCTGAAAGATCAAGAAGTGAAAATTAACCGACTTGATGTAGAGCTGGAAAATAGATTGCAACATTTACGTGAAACATATACTATTTCATTTGAAGCAGCAAAACTTAAGTATACAATGATGATGCCTGCAGAAGATGCACGTAAAAAGGTGAAACTAATTAAACTATCCATTGAAGAGTTAGGCGCAGTAAATTTAGGGGCAATTGATGAGTATGAACGTGTAGCAGAGCGCCATACATTCTTATTAGAGCAAAGAGATGACCTAGAAGAAGCGAAATCGACATTGCATCAACTTATTACGGAAATGGATGAAGAGATGAAAAAACGCTTTTCTACTACATTCGAAGGGATTCGAACAGAGTTTCAATCTGTATTCTCTGAATTATTCGGAGGTGGAAGAGCGGATTTAGTAATGACAAACCCAGAAGATTTACTAAATACGGGTATTGATATTGTAGCGCAACCACCAGGGAAGAAACTACAAAATTTAGGTTTACTTTCAGGGGGAGAGCGTGCTTTAACGGCAATTGCGCTCTTATTTGGTATTTTAAAAGTACGCCCAGTTCCATTCTGTGTTCTAGATGAAGTGGAAGCAGCTCTTGATGAGGCAAACGTTGCTCGTTTTGCGCAGTATTTAAAGAAATTTAGTGATGAAACGCAGTTTATTGTAATTACACACCGAAAAGGTACAATGGAAGAGTCTGATGTATTGTACGGTGTAACAATGCAAGAGTCAGGGGTGTCGAAGCTTGTTTCTGTTCGTTTAGATGATGGCGAAGAACTTGTTGCAAGTAGATAG
- the ftsY gene encoding signal recognition particle-docking protein FtsY: MSFLKKLKEKISKQTDTVTEKFKQGLEKTRNSFADKVNELVYRYRKIDEDFFEELEEILISADVGVSTVMELIDQLKEEVQRRNIQDPKEVQAVISEKLVGIYKGDSDFSNEVNIQEDQLTVVLFVGVNGVGKTTTIGKLAHKFKSEGKSVLLAAGDTFRAGAIEQLEVWGDRVGVEVIKQGSGSDPAAVMYDAVQAAKARKVDVLLCDTAGRLQNKVNLMNELEKVKRVIEREVPGAPHEVLLVIDATTGQNGLSQAKTFREATNVTGIVLTKLDGTAKGGIVLAIRNEMDVPVKFVGLGEQMDDLQQFDPEQYVYGLFANVVETEEV, from the coding sequence ATGAGCTTTTTAAAAAAATTAAAAGAAAAAATTTCAAAACAAACGGATACGGTAACAGAGAAGTTTAAACAAGGATTAGAAAAAACGAGAAATTCATTTGCTGATAAAGTAAATGAATTAGTGTACCGTTACCGCAAAATAGACGAAGATTTCTTTGAAGAATTAGAAGAAATTTTAATTAGTGCGGATGTCGGAGTTTCGACAGTGATGGAATTAATTGATCAGTTGAAAGAAGAAGTGCAACGTCGTAACATTCAAGATCCGAAAGAAGTACAGGCTGTTATTTCTGAAAAGCTAGTGGGCATTTACAAAGGTGACAGCGATTTTAGTAATGAAGTTAATATACAAGAGGATCAATTAACAGTAGTTTTATTTGTTGGTGTGAATGGTGTGGGGAAAACGACGACGATTGGTAAGCTTGCACATAAATTTAAATCAGAAGGTAAGTCTGTCCTATTGGCGGCAGGAGATACATTCCGTGCTGGGGCGATTGAGCAATTAGAAGTATGGGGCGATCGTGTTGGTGTAGAAGTAATTAAACAAGGGTCAGGATCTGATCCAGCGGCTGTTATGTATGATGCTGTACAAGCGGCAAAGGCCCGTAAAGTGGATGTATTGCTATGTGATACAGCGGGACGCTTACAAAATAAAGTAAACTTAATGAATGAGTTAGAGAAAGTGAAGCGCGTAATTGAGCGTGAAGTACCAGGGGCTCCTCATGAAGTATTACTTGTTATTGATGCAACAACAGGGCAAAATGGTTTAAGTCAAGCGAAAACATTCCGTGAAGCCACGAATGTTACTGGTATTGTTTTAACGAAGTTAGATGGAACTGCTAAAGGTGGTATCGTCTTAGCGATTCGTAACGAAATGGATGTTCCGGTGAAATTTGTTGGGCTAGGAGAGCAAATGGATGATCTGCAACAGTTTGATCCAGAACAATATGTTTATGGTTTGTTTGCGAACGTAGTAGAAACAGAAGAAGTGTAA
- a CDS encoding putative DNA-binding protein → MLEKTTRMNYLFDFYQSLLTQKQRSYMSLYYLDDLSLGEIAEEFDVSRQAVYDNIKRTEAMLEEYEDKLVLLQKFQERQRLVAKLKQLISEEEHVNEEMKQVVEAIEKLD, encoded by the coding sequence ATGCTCGAGAAAACAACGAGAATGAACTATTTATTTGATTTTTATCAATCGTTGTTAACGCAAAAACAAAGAAGTTATATGTCGCTTTATTATCTAGATGATTTATCTCTTGGTGAAATTGCGGAAGAATTTGATGTAAGTCGCCAAGCCGTGTATGATAACATTAAACGGACTGAAGCGATGCTTGAAGAATATGAAGATAAATTAGTATTACTTCAAAAGTTTCAAGAGCGACAGCGACTTGTTGCAAAGCTAAAACAGCTAATCAGCGAAGAAGAGCATGTAAATGAAGAAATGAAACAAGTTGTTGAAGCTATCGAAAAATTAGATTAG
- the ffh gene encoding signal recognition particle protein: MAFEGLADRLQQTMQKIRGKGKVSEADVKEMMREVRLALLEADVNFKVVKDFIKRVSERAVGQDVMKSLTPGQQVIKIVQEELTELMGGEQSKIAVANKPPTVIMMVGLQGAGKTTTTGKLANLLRKKHNRKPMLVAADIYRPAAIKQLETLGKQLDMPVFSLGDQVSPVEIAKQAIAKAKEDHHDYVLIDTAGRLHIDEELMGELAKVKEVAKPDEIFLVVDAMTGQDAVNVAQSFHEQLGLTGVVLTKLDGDTRGGAALSIKAVTNTPIKFAGMGEKLDAIEAFHPERMASRILGMGDVLTLIEKAQATVDEEKAKELEQKMRTLSFTLDDFLEQLGQVRQLGPLDELLGMLPGANKIKGLKNAQVDEKQIGHIEAIIRSMTKVEREQPEIINASRKKRIAKGSGTTVQEINRLIKQFDDMKKMMKTMTGMQKGKKKGLGGLKFPFM, translated from the coding sequence ATGGCATTTGAAGGATTAGCCGACCGACTTCAACAGACAATGCAAAAAATCCGCGGCAAAGGAAAAGTTTCTGAAGCCGATGTAAAAGAAATGATGAGAGAAGTTCGTCTAGCTCTTTTAGAAGCGGATGTTAACTTTAAAGTAGTAAAAGATTTTATAAAGCGTGTGTCTGAGCGTGCTGTCGGACAAGATGTAATGAAAAGTTTGACACCTGGACAACAAGTAATTAAAATCGTACAGGAAGAACTTACAGAACTTATGGGCGGAGAGCAAAGCAAAATTGCTGTTGCTAATAAGCCACCTACTGTTATAATGATGGTTGGTCTGCAAGGTGCGGGTAAAACAACGACGACAGGTAAGCTTGCAAATTTGCTTCGTAAAAAGCATAATCGTAAACCGATGCTTGTTGCAGCGGATATTTACCGTCCAGCAGCGATTAAACAGCTTGAAACATTAGGGAAGCAATTGGACATGCCTGTTTTCTCCTTAGGAGATCAAGTAAGTCCGGTTGAAATTGCGAAACAAGCGATTGCGAAAGCAAAAGAAGATCATCACGATTACGTTTTAATCGATACAGCGGGTCGCCTGCATATTGATGAAGAACTAATGGGTGAATTAGCGAAAGTCAAAGAAGTTGCGAAACCGGATGAAATTTTCCTTGTTGTCGATGCGATGACAGGACAAGACGCGGTAAATGTAGCACAAAGTTTCCATGAACAGTTAGGATTAACAGGTGTTGTATTAACGAAATTAGATGGTGATACGCGCGGTGGTGCGGCATTATCTATTAAGGCTGTAACAAATACACCAATTAAATTTGCTGGTATGGGTGAAAAACTAGATGCAATTGAAGCGTTCCATCCAGAACGTATGGCATCCCGTATTTTAGGGATGGGCGACGTCTTAACATTAATTGAAAAAGCGCAAGCTACAGTTGATGAAGAGAAAGCAAAAGAACTTGAGCAAAAAATGCGTACGCTTTCGTTTACGCTTGACGATTTCCTAGAACAACTTGGACAAGTGCGTCAACTTGGACCGCTTGACGAATTGTTAGGAATGCTTCCTGGTGCAAATAAAATTAAAGGGCTGAAAAATGCACAAGTTGATGAAAAACAAATTGGGCATATTGAGGCAATTATTCGTTCTATGACTAAAGTAGAACGAGAACAACCGGAAATAATCAATGCTAGTCGTAAAAAGCGCATTGCCAAAGGTAGCGGTACAACGGTACAAGAAATCAATCGTCTAATCAAGCAATTTGATGATATGAAAAAAATGATGAAGACGATGACGGGAATGCAAAAAGGTAAGAAAAAAGGACTAGGTGGATTGAAGTTTCCATTCATGTAA